Proteins from one Mercurialis annua linkage group LG7, ddMerAnnu1.2, whole genome shotgun sequence genomic window:
- the LOC126655760 gene encoding phospholipid-transporting ATPase 2, translating to MKRFVYINDDESPAHELYCDNRISNRKYTLLNFLPKNLWEQFSRFMNQYFLLIACLQLWSLITPVNPASTWGPLIFIFAVSASKEAWDDYNRYVSDKKVNEKEVWVVKQGTKKHIQAQDICVGNLVWLRENDEVPCDLVLIGTSDPQGICYVETAAMDGETDLKTRGTPAACMGIDAELLHKIKGVIECPNPDKDIRRFDANLRLFPPFLDNDVCPLTIRNTILQSCYLRNTEWVCGVAVYTGNETKLGMSRGIPEPKLTAMDAMIDKLTGAIFVFQIVVVIVLGIAGNVWKDTEARKQWYVLYPNEGPWYELLVIPLRFELLCSIMIPISIKVSLDLVKSLYAKFIDWDTEMIDHETGCSSNATNTAISEDLGQVEYILTDKTGTLTENKMVFRRCCINGIFYGNEGGNALKDARLLNAIASGSPDVIKFLTIMAICNTVTPVQSKAGAISYKAQSQDEDALVQAAAKLQMTFVRKNGNILEMRYSSSVLNYEVLDILEFTSDRKRMSIVVRDCQNGKILLLSKGADEAIFPCAAAGQQTRMFNEAVEQYAQLGLRTLCLAWRELNEYEYQEWSLMFREANSTLVDREWRIAEVCERLEHDLEVLGVTAIEDRLQDGVPETIETLRKAGINFWMLTGDKQNTAIQIALSCNFISPEPKGQLLLIDGKTVDEVSRNLERVLLTMRITTSEPKDVAFVVDGWALEILLKHYRKAFTELAILSRTAICCRVTPSQKAQLVELLKSCDYRTLAIGDGGNDVRMIQQADIGVGISGREGLQAARAADYSIGKFRFLKRLILVHGRYSYNRTAFLSQYSFYKSLLLCFIQIFFSFISGVSGTSLFNSVSLMAYNVFYTSVPVLVSVLDKDLSEKTVMQHPQILFYCQAGRLLNPSTFAGWFGRSLFHAIVVFVISINAYAYEKSEMEEVAMVALSGCIWLQAFVVALETNSFTILQHLAIWGNLVAFYVINWLVSAIPSSGMYTIMFRLCRQPSYWITIFLIAAAGMGPILALKYFRYTYRPSKINTLQQAERLGGPILTIGNIEAQPRTIEKEVPPLSITQPNKRSSVYEPLLSDSPNTRRSFGSGTPFDIFQSQSRLSSSSYSRKEL from the exons ATGAAGCGATTCGTATACATCAACGACGACGAATCACCAGCTCATGAACTATACTGTGATAATCGTATCTCTAATAGAAAATATACTTTATTAAATTTCCTTCCTAAAAATTTATGGGAGCAGTTCAG CCGGTTTATGAACCAGTATTTCTTGTTGATAGCATGTCTTCAGCTATGGTCACTGATTACTCCAGTAAACCCTGCGAGTACGTGGGGTCCGTTAATCTTTATATTTGCGGTCTCTGCTTCGAAAGAGGCTTGGGATGATTATAATCGATATGTTTCGGATAAGAAGGTGAATGAGAAAGAAGTATGGGTTGTTAAACAAGGCACCAAGAAACAT ATCCAAGCTCAGGATATCTGTGTTGGTAATCTTGTGTGGCTCCGTGAAAATGATGAAGTGCCATGTGATCTTGTTTTGATTGGTACCTCAGATCCTCAAGGAATCTGTTATGTGGAG ACAGCTGCCATGGATGGTGAAACTGATCTGAAGACAAGGGGAACACCGGCTGCTTGCATGGGAATAGATGCTGAATTGCTGCACAAAATTAAG GGTGTCATTGAGTGTCCAAATCCAGATAAGGACATCAGAAGATTTGATGCAAATCTGAGATTGTTTCCTCCATTTCTTGATAATGATGTTTGTCCTTTGACTATAAGAAACACAATTCTTCAATCATGCTACTTGCGAAATACAGAATGGGTTTGTGGGGTAGCAGTCTACAcgg GCAATGAAACTAAGCTGGGTATGAGTAGGGGTATTCCTGAACCTAAGCTTACAGCGATGGATGCTATGATTGACAAGCTGACTGGAGCTATATTCGTATTCCAAATAGTGGTAGTTATTGTTTTGGGCATAGCTGGAAATGTCTGGAAGGATACAGAAGCAAGAAAG CAATGGTATGTTCTATATCCAAATGAAGGTCCATGGTATGAGCTATTGGTAATCCCTCTAAGGTTTGAGCTGCTATGTTCCATCATGATACCCATATCTATTAAG GTATCTTTGGATCTTGTGAAGAGCTTATATGCAAAATTTATTGATTGGGATACTGAGATGATTGATCATGAAACTGGCTGTTCTTCCAATGCAACAAA CACAGCAATAAGTGAGGACCTGGGACAAGTGGAGTACATTCTGACTGACAAAACCGGAACCCTTACCGAGAATAAGATGGTGTTCAGAAGATGCTGTATCAATGGTATTTTTTATGGGAATGAGGGTGGGAATGCGTTGAAAG ATGCACGGCTGCTCAATGCTATTGCTAGCGGATCTCCAGATGTTATTAAGTTTCTTACAATTATGGCAATATGCAATACTGTTACACCTGTGCAGAG CAAAGCTGGAGCTATTTCATACAAAGCGCAGTCTCAGGATGAGGACGCTCTAGTTCAAGCTGCTGCTAAGCTACAAATGACATTTGTTAGAAAGAATGGAAATATTCTTG AGATGAGATATAGTTCTTCTGTTTTAAATTATGAAGTGCTGGATATTCTGGAGTTCACATCTGACAGGAAAAGGATGTCCATAGTGGTGAGGGATTGCCAGAATGGAAAGATTCTTCTTTTGTCAAAAGGAGCAGATGAAGCTATTTTTCCTTGTGCAGCAGCAG GACAACAAACAAGGATGTTTAATGAAGCTGTAGAGCAATATGCTCAACTGGGGCTGCGTACATTATGTTTGGCCTGGCGCGAATTAAATGAATATGAATATCAAGAGTGGTCTTTGATGTTTAGAGAAGCCAATAGCACATTAGTTGATAGGGAG TGGAGAATAGCTGAGGTCTGTGAAAGATTAGAACATGATCTTGAAGTTCTTGGAGTTACTGCAATAGAGGATCGCTTACAG GATGGTGTACCAGAAACCATCGAGACACTTAGAAAAGCAGGAATAAATTTTTGGATGTTAACCGGAGACAAGCAGAATACTGCCATACAAATTGCTCTTTCATGCAATTTTATTTCCCCAG AGCCAAAAGGTCAGCTTCTGCTAATTGATGGAAAAACTGTAGATGAAGTTTCTAGAAATCTGGAGAGAGTTTTACTTACAATGAGGATAACAACTTCAGAACCAAAG GATGTAGCATTTGTTGTTGATGGCTGGGCCCTTGAAATCTTACTGAAGCATTATCGGAAAGCTTTTACTGAATTGGCAATATTGTCAAGGACTGCCATATGCTGTCGTGTGACACCATCACAGAAAGCACAG CTTGTAGAGCTCTTGAAATCGTGCGACTATAGAACGTTGGCCATTGGTGATGGTGGGAATGATGTAAGAATGATTCAACAAGCTGACATTGGAGTCGGCATTAGTGGGAGAGAAGGACTACAGGCAGCGAGAGCAGCTGATTACAGTATTGGAA AGTTCAGGTTTCTGAAGAGACTGATACTTGTCCACGGGCGTTATTCATATAACCGAACAGCGTTTCTATCTCAGTACTCCTTCTATAAATCTCTATTATTATGTTTCATACAAATCTT tttttcttttatttcaggTGTTTCGGGGACCAGTCTTTTCAATTCCGTCAGTCTAATGGCTTATAATGTTTTCTACACAAGTGTACCTGTTCTAGTTAGTGTGCTTGACAAAGATCTTAGTGAAAAAACAGTAATGCAACATCCTCAAATCCTATTTTATTGCCAAGCTGGAAG GCTTCTCAATCCAAGCACATTTGCTGGATGGTTTGGTCGTTCTTTGTTCCAT GCAATCGTTGTATTTGTAATCAGTATAAACGCATATGCCTATGAAAAAAGTGAAATGGAGGAAGTTGCAATGGTGGCCCTCTCTGGATGCATATGGTTGCAAGCTTTCGTTGTAGCGTTAGAGACCAA CTCCTTTACAATATTACAACATCTTGCCATTTGGGGGAACTTGGTTGCATTTTATGTCATCAACTGGTTAGTCAGTGCAATTCCCTCATCGGGGATGTATACAATAATGTTCCGGCTATGCAGACAGCCGTCATACTGGATAACTATTTTT CTGATAGCTGCAGCAGGAATGGGGCCTATTCTGGCTCTAAAATACTTCCGCTATACATATAGACCGAGTAAAATCAACACTCTTCAGCAGGCTGAACGTTTGGGAGGGCCGATATTAACAATAGGGAACATCGAGGCACAACCAAGAACGATAGAGAAAGAAGTTCCTCCGTTATCAATAACACAACCAAATAAAAGAAGTTCCGTTTATGAACCTCTGTTATCAGATTCTCCAAATACTAGAAGATCCTTTGGTTCAGGAACTCCATTCGATATATTTCAATCACAATCCAGATTATCTTCTTCGAGCTACTCCCGGAAGGAACTGTAA
- the LOC126654826 gene encoding zinc finger CCCH domain-containing protein 2-like produces the protein MSTICAEQHKLFNSFKKSFKDNLEIPPRKLLFSKKTFQESSSPEYHNMFESNLHKFLPRNDHKGSESDDQDLLDPYSSDQFRMYEFKVRRCTRSRSHDWTDCPFAHPGEKARRRDPRKFNYAGTVCPEFRRGGCSRGDSCEFAHGVFECWLHPSRYRTEACKDGKNCKRKVCFFAHSPLQLRILPEISCGANLKNIKHSHCCCSACHSVISSPTSTLLGMSHMSPPLSPSQSLSPPLSPVKQRSGFSPISRYNERMSKLRSGIISYKDVLTELMSSLEAMNVNEAANNRNINSVIPWIDIASLNGDQDHQFILSPSTPNGSFFSGDFSRINNGVLNDNFNGKINYHEGGGSVNADPDLGWVNDLLM, from the coding sequence ATGAGCACTATTTGTGCCGAGCAACACAAGCTTTTTAATTCTTTCAAGAAATCATTCAAAGATAATCTTGAAATTCCTCCGAGAAAACTCCTTTTTTCCAAGAAAACATTTCAGGAATCATCTTCTCCTGAGTATCATAACATGTTTGAATCCAATCTCCACAAATTCCTCCCTCGTAATGATCATAAAGGATCAGAATCTGATGATCAAGATTTGTTAGATCCGTACTCTTCCGATCAGTTCCGGATGTACGAGTTCAAGGTTCGCCGTTGCACTCGCAGCCGCAGCCATGACTGGACCGACTGCCCTTTCGCGCATCCTGGTGAAAAAGCTCGCCGAAGGGATCCCCGGAAGTTTAACTATGCTGGGACGGTCTGTCCTGAGTTTAGACGCGGTGGCTGTAGCCGTGGAGATAGCTGTGAGTTCGCCCACGGAGTTTTCGAGTGCTGGCTGCATCCTTCTCGCTACAGAACTGAAGCTTGTAAAGACGGTAAGAATTGTAAGCGGAAAGTCTGCTTTTTCGCTCATTCTCCACTTCAACTTCGTATCCTGCCGGAGATTTCTTGCGGAGCTaatcttaaaaatattaagcATAGCCATTGTTGCTGTTCAGCTTGTCATTCTGTGATTTCTTCTCCTACTTCTACTTTACTCGGCATGTCTCACATGTCGCCGCCGCTGTCTCCATCTCAGTCGCTGTCACCTCCTTTATCTCCGGTGAAGCAGCGGAGCGGATTTTCGCCGATTTCTCGATATAATGAGCGTATGAGTAAGCTTAGGTCTGGGATTATAAGCTACAAAGATGTGTTAACTGAGCTAATGAGTTCTTTAGAAGCCATGAACGTCAATGAAGCAGCTAATAACAGAAATATTAACAGCGTTATTCCTTGGATTGATATTGCTTCTCTGAACGGAGACCAAGATCATCAGTTCATTCTTTCACCGTCAACTCCGAACGGAAGTTTCTTCAGTGGTGATTTTTCAAGAATTAACAATGGAGTTCTTAATGATAATTTCAACGGCAAAATTAATTATCATGAAGGAGGTGGTTCTGTTAATGCTGATCCTGATCTTGGATGGGTTAATGATCTGTTAATGTAG
- the LOC126657507 gene encoding probable protein phosphatase 2C 58 isoform X1, protein MTGGREILHKIKVKAGFCSSTTSSETGKGKSKMSKQITQGYHMVKGKSHHPMEDYVVSGFKQVNNNELGLFAIFDGHLGHDVANYLQNHLFDNILTQHDFWTDTESAIRRAYDTTDAEILEKAFVLGKGGSTAVTAILINGQKLVVANVGDSRAVISKNGVAKQLSIDHEPSKERNLIESRGGFVSNIPGDVPRVDGQLAVARAFGDKSLKIHLSSEPDVTEEAIDNDVEFIILASDGVWKVMSNQDAVDSIKDIKDAHSAAKHLIEDAVSRKSKDDISCIVVRFHS, encoded by the exons ATGACCGGTGGCCGGGAAATTCTGCACAAAATAAAG GTTAAGGCCGGATTTTGTTCATCGACGACGTCTTCTGAGACAGGAAAAGGTAAAAGCAAAATGTCAAAGCAAATCACACAAGGTTATCACATGGTAAAGGGAAAATCACATCATCCCATGGAAGATTATGTAGTTTCCGGTTTCAAGCAAGTTAACAACAATGAATTGGGTTTGTTTGCAATATTCGACGGGCATTTGGGCCATGATGTTGCAAATTACCTGCAAAATCATTTGTTTGACAATATTTTGACACAG CATGATTTTTGGACTGATACGGAGAGTGCTATAAGGAGAGCTTATGATACAACTGATGCTGAGATATTAGAGAAAGCATTTGTCTTGGGAAAAGGAGGATCAACTGCAGTTACAGCAATCCTCATTAATGGTCAGAAGCTAGTAGTAGCGAATGTGGGAGATTCTCGAGCCGTTATAAGCAAAAATGGCGTGGCCAAACAATTATCCATTGATCATGAGCCAAGTAAGGAAAGGAATCTGATTGAGAGCCGTGGTGGTTTTGTATCAAACATACCCG GAGATGTTCCACGCGTTGATGGACAGCTGGCAGTAGCAAGAGCATTTGGTGATAAGAGCTTGAAAATACACCTTAGTTCAGAACCTGATGTAACGGAAGAGGCGATTGATAATGATGTAGAATTCATTATCTTAGCAAGTGATGGAGTATGGAAG GTAATGTCAAACCAAGATGCAGTAGACTCAATCAAAGACATAAAAGATGCTCACTCCGCGGCAAAACATTTGATTGAGGATGCGGTTTCTAGGAAAAGCAAAGACGACATTTCTTGCATAGTTGTAAGATTTCACTCATAG
- the LOC126657507 gene encoding probable protein phosphatase 2C 58 isoform X2, giving the protein MSKQITQGYHMVKGKSHHPMEDYVVSGFKQVNNNELGLFAIFDGHLGHDVANYLQNHLFDNILTQHDFWTDTESAIRRAYDTTDAEILEKAFVLGKGGSTAVTAILINGQKLVVANVGDSRAVISKNGVAKQLSIDHEPSKERNLIESRGGFVSNIPGDVPRVDGQLAVARAFGDKSLKIHLSSEPDVTEEAIDNDVEFIILASDGVWKVMSNQDAVDSIKDIKDAHSAAKHLIEDAVSRKSKDDISCIVVRFHS; this is encoded by the exons ATGTCAAAGCAAATCACACAAGGTTATCACATGGTAAAGGGAAAATCACATCATCCCATGGAAGATTATGTAGTTTCCGGTTTCAAGCAAGTTAACAACAATGAATTGGGTTTGTTTGCAATATTCGACGGGCATTTGGGCCATGATGTTGCAAATTACCTGCAAAATCATTTGTTTGACAATATTTTGACACAG CATGATTTTTGGACTGATACGGAGAGTGCTATAAGGAGAGCTTATGATACAACTGATGCTGAGATATTAGAGAAAGCATTTGTCTTGGGAAAAGGAGGATCAACTGCAGTTACAGCAATCCTCATTAATGGTCAGAAGCTAGTAGTAGCGAATGTGGGAGATTCTCGAGCCGTTATAAGCAAAAATGGCGTGGCCAAACAATTATCCATTGATCATGAGCCAAGTAAGGAAAGGAATCTGATTGAGAGCCGTGGTGGTTTTGTATCAAACATACCCG GAGATGTTCCACGCGTTGATGGACAGCTGGCAGTAGCAAGAGCATTTGGTGATAAGAGCTTGAAAATACACCTTAGTTCAGAACCTGATGTAACGGAAGAGGCGATTGATAATGATGTAGAATTCATTATCTTAGCAAGTGATGGAGTATGGAAG GTAATGTCAAACCAAGATGCAGTAGACTCAATCAAAGACATAAAAGATGCTCACTCCGCGGCAAAACATTTGATTGAGGATGCGGTTTCTAGGAAAAGCAAAGACGACATTTCTTGCATAGTTGTAAGATTTCACTCATAG